One part of the Candidatus Tumulicola sp. genome encodes these proteins:
- a CDS encoding Uma2 family endonuclease, with amino-acid sequence MSTTREITVPITKPATEWVNGRALQKVSPQERHARAQLRLAAAVGAWADATGAGRVGTEWEFRVTPPHEATRPLVPDVSFLSYARLGYDQEDAAQIPYMAPDAAFEIISPGDRSHDIEEKIRVYLAAGAKLVLYVDPVERTFAAHDSEGTQRYTRDETFTHAALPGFSVLVDSIFKLPKPKP; translated from the coding sequence ATGTCGACAACTCGCGAGATCACGGTTCCGATCACCAAACCCGCCACGGAGTGGGTCAATGGTCGCGCGCTTCAAAAGGTGAGCCCACAGGAGCGTCATGCGCGGGCTCAACTTAGGCTGGCAGCCGCCGTGGGCGCTTGGGCCGACGCTACCGGTGCTGGGCGCGTCGGGACGGAGTGGGAATTCCGGGTAACGCCTCCACACGAGGCGACACGACCCCTCGTGCCGGACGTCTCGTTTCTTTCCTATGCACGGTTGGGTTACGACCAAGAAGATGCGGCGCAGATCCCATATATGGCACCGGATGCGGCGTTCGAGATCATCTCGCCTGGCGACCGTTCCCACGACATTGAGGAAAAGATACGCGTGTATCTCGCCGCCGGCGCGAAGTTGGTTCTGTACGTCGACCCGGTCGAGCGCACATTTGCCGCGCACGACAGCGAAGGGACGCAGCGCTACACGCGCGACGAGACCTTCACGCATGCGGCGCTCCCTGGATTTTCGGTTCTGGTCGATTCGATCTTCAAATTGCCAAAACCCAAGCCGTAA